One window of Perca flavescens isolate YP-PL-M2 chromosome 6, PFLA_1.0, whole genome shotgun sequence genomic DNA carries:
- the LOC114556797 gene encoding pancreatic secretory granule membrane major glycoprotein GP2, translated as MEGSTIYLGQGGLVQVNGQTQTINATAQLINGMLFYKDQDGVIFAGVSLQIFFDGNTALIAGLATASEGLCGNPINGNQTFNLAAEKSSSSVAGCEILYSDTPNNTTNCNITTEHCNLLMQAPFTDCHSQVDPAPYITACAETSCKFQTEEGLALSCQFFFSYAKTCGLNPNITLGDWRSPTVCPVPQVSCMEMYCSDNEFCDENNGEPQCLCRALFAAKYTPTNSLGDPTVCMGSSATLTLAECLLSAKKIDYTTLRLLDESCKGHLDNETHMVTFSFDSSNTCGTEVMSNNASQIIYKNTITLQNSSTDVITRHDQVSIDFSCLYTVPDIRSVSFKIKESSVVQEIVSGIWNYTLMMNAYIDAQFVNLVGPNTELVLDQKVWVELMTGGLDYNLVSLVTDSCWATNQPSPNASLRYDLIINGCPNPADHTVRVQGNGLGTSNVFSFNMFQFSGKAGDLYLHCQLELCPKHGSSCAPLPILSF; from the exons ATGGAAGGTTCAACAATCTATCTTGGACAAGGGGGACTAGTTCAG GTTAATGgccaaacacaaacaatcaatGCCACGGCTCAGCTGATTAACGGTATGCTGTTCTACAAGGACCAGGATGGAGTCATTTTTGCTGGTGTTTCACTCCAAATCTTTTTTGATGGCAACACTGCACTAATCGCAG GACTTGCTACAGCTTCAGAAGGCTTGTGTGGTAACCCCATCAACGGAAATCAGACCTTCAATCTGGCTGCAGAGAAGTCTTCCTCCAGTGTGGCTGG CTGCGAGATCCTGTACAGCGACACACCCAACAATACGACCAACTGCAACATTACAACTGAACA CTGTAATCTCCTGATGCAGGCACCCTTCACAGATTGCCACAGCCAAGTTGACCCAGCTCCCTACATAACCGCCTGCGCAGAAACTTCTTGCAAATTCCAGACCGAGGAAGGCCTCGCTCTCAGCtgccagttttttttctcttacgCCAAGACCTGCGGTCTGAACCCCAACATCACACTGGGCGACTGGAGGTCACCGACCGTTTGCC ctgtcCCTCAGGTCTCCTGTATGGAGATGTACTGCAGTGATAACGAGTTCTGCGACGAGAACAACGGTGAACCCCAATGCCTCTGTCGGGCTCTTTTTGCCGCCAAGTACACACCAACAAACTCTTTAG GTGACCCGACAGTCTGCATGGGGAGTTCTGCCACTCTTACTCTGGCTGAATGTCTGCTCAGCGCCAAAAAGATCGACTACACCACCTTACGCCTCCTAGACGAGAGCTGCAAAGGACACTTGGACAACGAGACCCACATGGTGACTTTCAGCTTTGACAGCAGCAACACCTGCGGGACTGAGGTCATG AGCAACAACGCAAGCCAAATCATCTACAAGAACACCATCACGTTGCAGAACAGCTCCACGGACGTCATCACCCGCCACGACCAAGTCAGCATCGACTTCTCCTGCTTGTACACAGTGCCAGACATCAGGAGTGTGTCCTTCAAAATcaaagagag ctcCGTGGTGCAGGAGATTGTATCTGGAATTTGGAATTACACTCTGATGATGAATGCGTACATCGATGCTCAGTTCGTGAATCTTGTCGGGCCAAACACTGAGCTGGTGCTGGACCAGAAGGTCTGGGTGGAGCTGATGACGGGGGGGCTGGACTACAACTTGGTCTCCTTGGTGACCGACTCCTGCTGGGCGACCAACCAGCCGTCACCAAATGCAAGTCTGCGATACGACCTCATCATCAACGG ATGCCCGAACCCCGCTGACCACACGGTGAGGGTGCAGGGAAACGGACTGGGAACATCCAACGTCTTCTCTTTCAACATGTTCCAGTTCTCTGGGAAAGCTGGCGACCTCTACCTGCACTGCCAACTGGAGCTGTGCCCCAAACATGGCAGCTCCTGCGCTCCG CTCCCCATCCTCTCGTTCTGA
- the ccne2 gene encoding G1/S-specific cyclin-E2 isoform X2, whose product MFRRSGRITLQARDSNTLEPTVKAPLKKRKSEPSKKKLQPAAKKQSYEIQCWSEDGASPCVLIETPHKELEPADPSSFKQYRFKNLFIKASPIPCLSWASSDDVWIKMLNKELKYVHDRSYLQRHPKLQPNMRAILLDWLFEVCEVYALHRQTAYLAQDFFDRFMLTQENVNKDYLQLIGITALFVASKIEEIYPPKILDFAYVTDGACDIWDIQRTELHILKALNWNLCPETPISWLKLYAQVEAQKDGENFLVPQFSQETYIQITQLLDLCILDIHSLDYSYSVLAAAAFCHFSTFDVVHKVSGLTWEGVAPCVRWMSPFMDVLRSQPTPQLKIFSKVKPDARHNIQTHVAYLDLLRKSHDLRPDSPGCQMSPVAVGALLTPPSSTEKPANH is encoded by the exons ATGTTCAGACGCAG cGGTCGCATCACTTTGCAAGCCAGAGATTCCAACACACTCGAGCCGACCGTCAAAGCCCCACTGAAGAAAAGGAAATcggag CCCTCCAAGAAAAAGCTACAACCTGCTGCTAAGAAACAAAGCTATGAAATACAG TGCTGGTCGGAGGACGGAGCGAGTCCATGCGTCCTCATCGAGACTCCCCACAAAGAGCTGGAGCCTGCAGATCCGTCCAGCTTCAAGCAGTACAGATTCAAGAACCTCTTCATCAAGGCCTCCCCCATTCCCtgcctcag CTGGGCCAGCTCGGACGACGTGTGGATCAAAATGCTCAACAAGGAGCTGAAGTACGTTCACGACAGGAGCTACCTGCAGCGGCATCCCAAACTGCAGCCCAACATGAGGGCCATCCTGCTCGACTGGCTGTTTGAG GTGTGCGAGGTGTACGCCCTCCACCGCCAGACGGCCTACCTCGCCCAGGACTTCTTCGACCGCTTCATGCTGACTCAGGAGAACGTCAACAAAGACTACCTGCAGCTCATCGGCATCACGGCGCTCTTCGTCGCCTCCAAGATAGAG GAAATCTACCCTCCTAAAATCTTAGACTTCGCCTACGTCACAGACGGCGCCTGCGATATTTGGGACATCCAGCGCACAGAGCTTCACATACTGAAG GCGTTGAACTGGAATCTCTGTCCGGAGACGCCCATCTCCTGGTTGAAGCTGTACGCTCAGGTGGAAGCCCAGAAAGACGGCGAGAACTTCCTGGTGCCGCAGTTCTCCCAGGAAACGTACATCCAGATCACACAG ttgtTGGACCTGTGTATCCTGGATATCCACTCGTTGGACTACAGCTACAGTGTTCTCGCCGCGGCGGCCTTCTGCCACTTCTCCACGTTTGACGTTGTTCATAAAGTCTCGG GTCTGACGTGGGAGGGCGTGGCTCCTTGTGTCCGGTGGATGAGTCCCTTCATGGACGTCCTGCGATCTCAACCCACACCTCAACTCAAGATCTTCTCCAAAGTCAAACCTGACGCCCGGCACAACATCCAGACACACGTGGCTTATCTGGACCTGCTG AGAAAATCTCACGACCTTCGGCCTGACAGCCCTGGCTGTCAGATGTCTCCCGTTGCCGTGGGAGCGCTCCTGACTCCGCCCAGCAGCACAGAGAAACCAGCCAATCACTGA
- the ccne2 gene encoding G1/S-specific cyclin-E2 isoform X1 → MFRRSGRITLQARDSNTLEPTVKAPLKKRKSEPSKKKLQPAAKKQSYEIQKCWSEDGASPCVLIETPHKELEPADPSSFKQYRFKNLFIKASPIPCLSWASSDDVWIKMLNKELKYVHDRSYLQRHPKLQPNMRAILLDWLFEVCEVYALHRQTAYLAQDFFDRFMLTQENVNKDYLQLIGITALFVASKIEEIYPPKILDFAYVTDGACDIWDIQRTELHILKALNWNLCPETPISWLKLYAQVEAQKDGENFLVPQFSQETYIQITQLLDLCILDIHSLDYSYSVLAAAAFCHFSTFDVVHKVSGLTWEGVAPCVRWMSPFMDVLRSQPTPQLKIFSKVKPDARHNIQTHVAYLDLLRKSHDLRPDSPGCQMSPVAVGALLTPPSSTEKPANH, encoded by the exons ATGTTCAGACGCAG cGGTCGCATCACTTTGCAAGCCAGAGATTCCAACACACTCGAGCCGACCGTCAAAGCCCCACTGAAGAAAAGGAAATcggag CCCTCCAAGAAAAAGCTACAACCTGCTGCTAAGAAACAAAGCTATGAAATACAG aagTGCTGGTCGGAGGACGGAGCGAGTCCATGCGTCCTCATCGAGACTCCCCACAAAGAGCTGGAGCCTGCAGATCCGTCCAGCTTCAAGCAGTACAGATTCAAGAACCTCTTCATCAAGGCCTCCCCCATTCCCtgcctcag CTGGGCCAGCTCGGACGACGTGTGGATCAAAATGCTCAACAAGGAGCTGAAGTACGTTCACGACAGGAGCTACCTGCAGCGGCATCCCAAACTGCAGCCCAACATGAGGGCCATCCTGCTCGACTGGCTGTTTGAG GTGTGCGAGGTGTACGCCCTCCACCGCCAGACGGCCTACCTCGCCCAGGACTTCTTCGACCGCTTCATGCTGACTCAGGAGAACGTCAACAAAGACTACCTGCAGCTCATCGGCATCACGGCGCTCTTCGTCGCCTCCAAGATAGAG GAAATCTACCCTCCTAAAATCTTAGACTTCGCCTACGTCACAGACGGCGCCTGCGATATTTGGGACATCCAGCGCACAGAGCTTCACATACTGAAG GCGTTGAACTGGAATCTCTGTCCGGAGACGCCCATCTCCTGGTTGAAGCTGTACGCTCAGGTGGAAGCCCAGAAAGACGGCGAGAACTTCCTGGTGCCGCAGTTCTCCCAGGAAACGTACATCCAGATCACACAG ttgtTGGACCTGTGTATCCTGGATATCCACTCGTTGGACTACAGCTACAGTGTTCTCGCCGCGGCGGCCTTCTGCCACTTCTCCACGTTTGACGTTGTTCATAAAGTCTCGG GTCTGACGTGGGAGGGCGTGGCTCCTTGTGTCCGGTGGATGAGTCCCTTCATGGACGTCCTGCGATCTCAACCCACACCTCAACTCAAGATCTTCTCCAAAGTCAAACCTGACGCCCGGCACAACATCCAGACACACGTGGCTTATCTGGACCTGCTG AGAAAATCTCACGACCTTCGGCCTGACAGCCCTGGCTGTCAGATGTCTCCCGTTGCCGTGGGAGCGCTCCTGACTCCGCCCAGCAGCACAGAGAAACCAGCCAATCACTGA